CGACCACCGAAAAATCCATGTCCACGCTGACTTCCGGGTTGACCCGGCCGGCGCCGGTCATCGGCTCCAGCAGCTCGCGGATGCGCTGGTTGTAGGAGCTTTCCTGGCGGCGCACCTGCTCGAACTGGGCGGCGTGCTGGGCGGCGTCGCTGTTGGGGTCGGCAATGGAGAGCATGCGGCCGCTCTGGTCGACCACGGTGACGCGCTCGGGCGTCATGTCCGGGATGCTGGACGCCACCAGATTGACGATGGCATCAACCTGGTTACGCTCCAGGCCCTGGCCGCCGCGCAGCTCCAGCACCACCGAGGCGCTGGCCACGTCGCGCTGGCGGGTGAACGCGCTGGGCTTGGGAATGGCCAGATGCACGCGGGCCTCGCGCACCGGGCGCAAGGTACCGATGGTGCGCGAGAGTTCGGTTTCCAGCGCGTGCTGATAGCGGGCGTTTTCCACGAACTGGCTGACGCCAAAGCCCGGATCCTTTTCCATCAGCTCAAAGCCACCGCCGGTCTGCTGACCGGTCAGGCCGGAGCCGGCCAATTTCAGGCGGGCGTCGTACAGGCGATCCTGCGGCACCGAGATGGCGCCGGTGGACTGGTCGATCTTGAACGGGATCTGCGCGGTGCGCAGCAGGTCGGCCGCTTCGGCGTTGCCTTTATCGTCCAGGCCGGTATACAGCGCCTGGTAGCCGGGCTTCTGCGACCAGAAGAACACCGCCAGCCCTGCAGCCACCGCCAGGGCGATCATCGCCATCATGGTCAGCTTGCGGGTGATCTGCATGCTGCGGATGCGGTCGAACCACTGTCCCGCCTTTTCGGCGTTCTGGTTCATGGAATCTTTGGTGATCGCGAGGGCCATGTGTCGTCAACCTTTACAGCGGCATGTTCATGACGTCCTGATAAGCCTGGACGAGACGGTTGCGGACTTCCACGGTGGCGCGGAAGGCCACCTGGGACTGCTGGGAGGCGACCATCACCCGTGCCAGATCGGCACTGGGGTCACCCATTTCGAACGCCTTGGCCAGCGCGCCGGACTTCTGCTGGGCCTCGTTCACGCCGCCGATGGCGCCGCGCAAGGTCTCGCTGAAGCTCGGTGCCTGCGTGGCCGGCGTGCCTTGCGCGCCAGCCAGTCCCTGGATCTGATTTCCGCGCGCAGCATCGGCCACCTGACCCATCGGGCCTTGGCCCATCTGTGTCTGGTAGCTGCGGATCTGCGAAAGAATTGAGGTAACGGAGTCGCTCATGGGTGCGGTCAGCCAGGGAGGCATCCACACCAATGCAAGCGGCGTGCCGAAACCGCGGCGGGTTTCTGGCGCAGGGGCGGCGATGAGGGGGCTTGCGTGATCCGCTCAAGCGGTTGCAAGCGGTTGCAAGCGGTGGCAATCAGTAGCGCCGGAGAGACAGCTCGGATGGCCGTGGCCACCGCGCACGTCCGATTCAGACCTCAAGACCGGCAGGCGATGCGCCGGCCGGCCATGCAGATGCGGCCGGCGCCCGGCCGCCAGCTTCATGCCGATTCAGTCGGGCAACCACTGCGTCAGCCAATGCGCAGCGTGGTCCTGGTCCAGCATCCAGTCGCGGTGTACTGCCGCACGCAGTGCATCGCCGGCGGCAGCGGCAGCGTCCAGATCGTGGGTATGCATGCGGATTGCCTCAACCCAGTCCCGGTAACGCGGGCGCACGCGGGTCACAGGGAGCGAACCCTGGTAGGGGCGCACGTCGCTGCATACCACCGGGAAGCCGCAGGCACCGTACTCCAGCAGGCGCAGGTTGCTCTTGCACTGATTGAACAGGTTGTCTTCCAGCGGCGCCAGCGCCAGGTCAAGGTTCAGTCCGGCCAGCTTTGCGGGGTAGAGATCGATAGGCACGCCGGGGTGGAACTCGTGGACGTAAGGCTGCAGGCTTTCCGGGCACATGCCGAAGAACACCCACTCCACCTCTGTGGCCAGCGCCTTGATCACTTCCTCGATCATTTCCAGGTCACCCTGGTGGCCGCCGCCGCCGCCCCAGCCAACGCGCGGGCGCTTGCCCTGGCGGCGCTGGCCTTGCCGGTCCCGCCACCACGGTAGCGGCAGGCGGTTCTCCACGACCCGGGTGTCGCGGTGCAGGCCGTGCAATGCCTCCGCCAGCGCCGGTGTCGAGACGACGAAGCGGTCCACCATCGCCAACGATCTGCGCATGCTGCGCATGATGTCGTTGGGAATGGCATCACGATGCAGGCTCTTGCGCGGCACGTTGGGCAGGTAGTCGTCCAGTTCCGCCACCTTGAAGCAGTTGCTGAAGCGGGTGCCACGTTGCTGCGGCTCCAGGTTGTAATCAAACATCTGCCGTTGCAGCACCAATGTCTCGGGCTGGAGGCGCTGCATCTCCACGGGCGACAGGTAGCGCAGCGACCAGATCGCGTCGGCCAGTCCGGCCGCCTGCATGGCGTGCACGGGCTGGATGATGCGGTAGTTGCCGCAGCCAGTCTGGTCTGCAGTCATCGCCAGCACGGTGGGTAGCGGACGCCAACGCAACGGGCGCCAGGTCAGACTGTTGTTATCTTCCACCTGGAAGGCGTCGCCATTCAGGTTCAGATTGCGGTTGTATGCCGGGTCGTTTGCGATCCAGGGGAGCCATTTGCGGTACATGGCCTCTTGTTCGGCCTCGAAGCGCTGCACCTTGGCCAGCTGCGGGGCGGTATCCACCTGTGTCTGGCTGACGCTGCCCTCATGCAGCAGCACAGCATGTGGTGTCCAGACCACCAGATAACCGGCCTGACGGATCTTCAGGCACAGATCCACATCGTTGTAGGAAACCTTGAAAACATCCTCGTCCAGGCCACCGACTTCGGCGTAGAGGCTGGCGCGTACCATCATGCATGCACCTGTGACCGCACTGTAGTTCTGATCCACCTGCAGCCGGTACATGTAACCGGGTGCATCCAGCGCCTGGCCGTTGAAGGGATGCTCGGCGGGTCCACGCAAGCCCAGCACCACGCCGGCGTGCTGGACGGTGCCGTTGGGATACAGCAGCTTTGCGCCAACCACGCCCACCTCCGGCCGTTGCGCGTGGTTGAGCAGCGCATCCAGCCAGTTCTCCTGCAGGATCGCGGTGTCGTTGTTCAGCAGGACCAGATACTCGCCCCTGGCATGCTGCGCCGCCAGGTTGTTCATGGCTGCATAGTTGAACGGATGCGGGTAGCGCAGCACGCGCAATTGCGGGCTGTCCATTGCTTCGATGCCATCCAGCCACTGACATGCGTCGGCGTCGGTGCTGCCGTTGTCGACGATCAGTAGCTCGTAGTTGGAATAGGCGGTCTTTTCGAGCAGCGTCTCCACGCAGCGCTGCAGCATGCCGAGCTGGTTCTTGGTGGGGACGATGATCGACACCCCCGGCGTGTGCGCATGCCCGTACTCGATGCGATAGCAGCCGGGCAGGTGGCTGTGGATCTTTGCCTGTGCGTAGCTGCGGTGGTGCAGGTGACGCAGCAAGGCCTGCTGCTCGGACGGGTGCGACCAGACGCGCGAAGTGGGACTCACCAGCAGCGGTTCGTGGACGTGGCCCAGACCGTCAAGGCCACCGGCGTCGATCAGGCGCAGCAGCAGATCCAGTTCCGCCGCGTCGGTCAACGCCGGGTCCAGTCCGCCGGCTGCAACGAAGATCTCGCGCCTGTAGAGCCAGTTACGGACCATGCTGGCCGGCATCGACAGCAGCAGATCCAGGTTGAAGTCCGGACGCAGCAGCGCCGACAGTTCGCCGTCTTCGGCACGGATCATTTCATCGGCATAGACCGCGCGCAGGCTGTCGTCGCCGAGCAGATCCAGCGCGACGGTGAGCAGGCCCGAGGCGGTGAAGGTGGCGCCAGCCTTGACCGGCAGTAGCCAGTCGGCTGACTCGGTGGCGGACAGCGCATTGATTGCCTCGAGTTGCGCCAGTGAGCCCTCGTGGCGGTGCAGCTGGATCGAGAACGGCGCTGTTTGCGGCGTGACCACGGCCAGTGGGCTTAGGATACGCAGCTGTATCCGAGAATACTGGCAGGCCTGCGCGATCAGGCTCTGGACGGTGGCGTCGATCGCCTCTGCGTCGCCATGACGATCCAGCAACACGATGCAGATCAGGGGGCCGCCGCCGGCGGCCTGAAAGCGCGCCTCGATCAGCCGGTGCTGGGCGTTGTCGGGCACGCGCTGATCCAGCCAATTGCGCAGGATCTCGCCACTGCTCGGCAGAACCGGCGGCAGACCGCGAAGCATGCGATCCACGCGCACGCCCAGATCCAGCGCAACGAAGGGCTGCGCGCCCTCCAGCGTCCTGACCCCGACCTGGTGGTTGTCCACGGCGCGCTGCCAGCCCAGTTCGCCAATAGCTGTGCGGAACGCGGTGAAACCGGCACGGCCGATGTCGGGCTTCAGACGCGCGGCATTGCTGACCTGTCCGGCGGAAATGCGGAAGCACGACAATGGACTTTGCAACATGGCCAGGTGGCCCTTGCGCAGCAAATTGACGTACATGGTGAGGTCGCCCAGCCACTGGATACGCCGCCCCTGCAGCGAGAACGGCGCATCGGCATGGGGGCGCATCTGCGCGGTGCGGAACATCACCGTGCTGGGTTCGCCGATAAAGTTCAAGGTGCGCTCTGCCAGAAAGGAGACCAGCTCCTGGCCGTGCACACAGACATCGCCCTCGAACGGAATTGCGTTTGCGCCCGATTCCGGCAGCAGAGCGCCGCGCTCATCAATCAGTTGGCGGCGCGATGAGACCAGTGCTACTTCCGGGTGCCGGTCGAGCACGTCGGCCATTGCGGTTAGGCAACCGGGCAGCAGCACGTCGTCATCGCAGAGGAATTTGAGGTAGGTGCCACGTGCCTGTGCGATGCATCGGCCGAAGTTGCCCACTTCCAGCAGCGGCTGCGGGTTGCGCAGATAGCGAATCTGCGCACCGTGTTCCGAGTCCAGGAAATTTTTCACGACCTCGGCGACGGCATCGGTCGGACAGTCATCGCAGATCAGCAGTTCCAGGTCGTGCATGTCCTGCGCGAGCACGCTGTCCAGGGCGGTTTTCAGGAAAGTCGCTCTGTATGCGGGAACCGCCACGGTGACCCGCGGCGCAGTGGCGGTGGCAGCAAATGAAGTGGGCATCGGGATCGTCAAAGGTCGGGCGCTCAGGCAACGCACTTGCGGAGAAAGAGGGTGCCGGCGGTGACGAAGGCGCAGTCGAATCCGCCACCGACGAGCAGGGCATCGCCAGCGCGGCATGGGCCGTCGCCGAATGCCCAGACGTAGTCGTCCAGCAGTAGCCAACCGCCGGGGCGCATCCACGGCAGCCAGGTGGCGATGTCGGCGACGACCTCGGCATGGGCGTGGTTGCCGTCGATATGCAGCACTGCGATGGTTCCCCGCACTGCGACCGGTCGCAGCGGCCCGCTGTCCAGCGAGCCGCTGGCTGCGGCTTGGCGGTAGACCGAGATGGCTGCCTGCGAGGGCAGGCGGATGCAGCCCATGCCAGGGATTTGCGAAGCAGCCGCCAGGAAATTGTCGAAGATCTGCGCAAAATCCACCACCACATCGTTTCCGTTCAGGATCGCGGCGGCGTCGCCCTGGTCGCGTGCCTGCGCAAAGCCCCAGGCATCCACGCAGATGGTAGAGCCAAGCGCGTAGCGGTGTGCCAGGCTACCAAGCGCCAGCGCTGATCTTCCATACAGACAGCCGATCTCCACGACGTCACCGGGGGGCGCAATCCGCGCCAGCGCGCAAAGCGCAAGCAGCTTCGTCTCGTCGCACTGTCCGGGTGT
The nucleotide sequence above comes from Xanthomonas campestris pv. campestris str. ATCC 33913. Encoded proteins:
- the fliE gene encoding flagellar hook-basal body complex protein FliE is translated as MSDSVTSILSQIRSYQTQMGQGPMGQVADAARGNQIQGLAGAQGTPATQAPSFSETLRGAIGGVNEAQQKSGALAKAFEMGDPSADLARVMVASQQSQVAFRATVEVRNRLVQAYQDVMNMPL
- a CDS encoding glycosyltransferase, with translation MPTSFAATATAPRVTVAVPAYRATFLKTALDSVLAQDMHDLELLICDDCPTDAVAEVVKNFLDSEHGAQIRYLRNPQPLLEVGNFGRCIAQARGTYLKFLCDDDVLLPGCLTAMADVLDRHPEVALVSSRRQLIDERGALLPESGANAIPFEGDVCVHGQELVSFLAERTLNFIGEPSTVMFRTAQMRPHADAPFSLQGRRIQWLGDLTMYVNLLRKGHLAMLQSPLSCFRISAGQVSNAARLKPDIGRAGFTAFRTAIGELGWQRAVDNHQVGVRTLEGAQPFVALDLGVRVDRMLRGLPPVLPSSGEILRNWLDQRVPDNAQHRLIEARFQAAGGGPLICIVLLDRHGDAEAIDATVQSLIAQACQYSRIQLRILSPLAVVTPQTAPFSIQLHRHEGSLAQLEAINALSATESADWLLPVKAGATFTASGLLTVALDLLGDDSLRAVYADEMIRAEDGELSALLRPDFNLDLLLSMPASMVRNWLYRREIFVAAGGLDPALTDAAELDLLLRLIDAGGLDGLGHVHEPLLVSPTSRVWSHPSEQQALLRHLHHRSYAQAKIHSHLPGCYRIEYGHAHTPGVSIIVPTKNQLGMLQRCVETLLEKTAYSNYELLIVDNGSTDADACQWLDGIEAMDSPQLRVLRYPHPFNYAAMNNLAAQHARGEYLVLLNNDTAILQENWLDALLNHAQRPEVGVVGAKLLYPNGTVQHAGVVLGLRGPAEHPFNGQALDAPGYMYRLQVDQNYSAVTGACMMVRASLYAEVGGLDEDVFKVSYNDVDLCLKIRQAGYLVVWTPHAVLLHEGSVSQTQVDTAPQLAKVQRFEAEQEAMYRKWLPWIANDPAYNRNLNLNGDAFQVEDNNSLTWRPLRWRPLPTVLAMTADQTGCGNYRIIQPVHAMQAAGLADAIWSLRYLSPVEMQRLQPETLVLQRQMFDYNLEPQQRGTRFSNCFKVAELDDYLPNVPRKSLHRDAIPNDIMRSMRRSLAMVDRFVVSTPALAEALHGLHRDTRVVENRLPLPWWRDRQGQRRQGKRPRVGWGGGGGHQGDLEMIEEVIKALATEVEWVFFGMCPESLQPYVHEFHPGVPIDLYPAKLAGLNLDLALAPLEDNLFNQCKSNLRLLEYGACGFPVVCSDVRPYQGSLPVTRVRPRYRDWVEAIRMHTHDLDAAAAAGDALRAAVHRDWMLDQDHAAHWLTQWLPD
- a CDS encoding class I SAM-dependent methyltransferase yields the protein MARTPAPGVPTVLVFPVNLDASAAWIAVARSLGQRVLGASSEPTEDRLFGVEAVLPLPYITDPAFVPALRCLVAAHGVTDVFSAHQGVWAYLDHLLAKDWGTGQPLRLCTPSPHETERAAFARSRQWAEAAIEDPSPWQLPDAPAPAAALTVHEAAGLHRQFLRTPGQCDETKLLALCALARIAPPGDVVEIGCLYGRSALALGSLAHRYALGSTICVDAWGFAQARDQGDAAAILNGNDVVVDFAQIFDNFLAAASQIPGMGCIRLPSQAAISVYRQAAASGSLDSGPLRPVAVRGTIAVLHIDGNHAHAEVVADIATWLPWMRPGGWLLLDDYVWAFGDGPCRAGDALLVGGGFDCAFVTAGTLFLRKCVA